In Halalkalicoccus subterraneus, the following are encoded in one genomic region:
- a CDS encoding FkbM family methyltransferase: MRRITVPAAVSRVLRDVLSVARSLPNAAYYRLAGANYRYRLVATEKRVRHGSFRSYELYDRHGNDWLLAALLDRCRDGDVVVDVGANTGVYSLSVAAEYPDAIAVAIEPNPEIAATLQANVAASGFEGRIRPLELGLAAESGSLPFYRSSYHELSSFNRFNAERWGARIADTESVRVEPLDSLVDAGEVPPPDHLKIDVEGFGLDVLCGAREVLATHRPFVYVEPHARHEGESDERGEAATDIRDLLVELEYAIIPGEDGWVCVPEGDRE; encoded by the coding sequence CCGCATACTACCGGCTCGCGGGTGCGAACTACCGATACCGACTGGTGGCAACCGAGAAGCGCGTCCGTCATGGTTCGTTTCGCAGCTACGAACTCTACGACCGCCACGGGAACGACTGGCTGCTCGCGGCCCTGCTGGATCGCTGTCGCGACGGCGACGTGGTCGTGGACGTGGGCGCGAACACCGGCGTCTATTCGCTCTCGGTCGCCGCGGAGTACCCCGACGCGATCGCGGTGGCCATCGAACCCAACCCCGAAATCGCCGCGACGCTCCAGGCGAACGTCGCCGCGAGCGGGTTCGAAGGCAGGATCCGTCCGCTCGAACTCGGCCTCGCGGCCGAATCCGGCTCGTTGCCTTTCTATCGGTCGTCGTACCACGAGCTGAGTTCGTTCAACCGGTTCAACGCCGAACGCTGGGGCGCCCGGATCGCCGACACCGAGTCGGTCCGGGTCGAGCCCCTCGACTCGCTGGTCGACGCCGGCGAGGTCCCGCCCCCGGACCACCTCAAGATCGACGTCGAGGGGTTCGGTCTCGACGTCCTTTGCGGGGCGCGCGAGGTCCTCGCCACGCATCGCCCGTTCGTCTACGTCGAGCCCCACGCCCGCCACGAGGGCGAATCCGACGAGCGGGGCGAGGCCGCGACCGACATTCGTGACCTCCTCGTCGAACTCGAATACGCGATCATCCCCGGCGAGGACGGCTGGGTCTGCGTTCCGGAGGGCGATCGTGAGTGA